GAGGCGGTGCAACTCCGCACCCCGCACCGCAGGGAACTGATCGCGGAGCTACGCGCGGCGGGGGTCCGGGTCCCACGCTGACGCGCCGCGGCGCGGGCGGGGCTCGTAGGCTGGAGGCATGGTGTCCCCGGAGCGGTCCTGGCGGGCCGCGCCTCCCGGGCGGGGCGCGCGGCCCGTCGGGTCCGTGACGCGGGGGACGACCCATCCCAACCGGCTGCGCCGCATGGACCGCTGGATCGCCGCCGCCCACGGCGCCGCCCTGCGCCGTACGGCGCGCGCCGAGGGCCGGGCCGTCGCCGTCGACCTCGGATACGGTGCCACCCCCTGGACCGCCGTCGAACTGCTGGCCCGGCTCCGCGCGGCGTGCCCGCGGGCCGAGGTCGCGGGTGTGGAGATCGATCCGGAGCGCGTGGCCGCCGCCCGTCCGTACGCCCGCGAGGGGCTGACGTTCCTGCGCGGCGGCTTCGAGGTCCCGCTGCCCGGCGGTGCCCGCCCGGCGCTGATCCGGGCGGCCAACGTGCTGCGGCAGTACGGCGAGGAGGAGGTTCCGGCGGCGTGGGCGCGGCTCACGGCGCGGCTCGGCGCGGACGGGCTGCTGGTGGAGGGGACCTGCGACGAGGCGGGCCGGCGGCACGTGTGGGTGGCTCTGGGCCCGGAGGGCCCCCGTACCGTCACCTTCGCCGCCCACCTGGCGACCCTCCCCTCGCCCTCGGACCTGGCGGAGCGGCTGCCGAAGGCGCTGATCCACCGCAACGTCCCGGGCGAGCCGGTGCACGCGTTCCTCCGCGACGTCGACCGCGCCTGGTCGGCCGCGGCCCCGTACGCACCCCTGGGCGCCCGGCAGCGCTGGATCCGTACGGCGAGCGCCCTGTCGGCGGACTGGCCGCTGACCGACGGGCCGGGCCGCTGGCGCCAGGGCGAGCTGACGGTCCCCTGGGCGGCGGTGGCCCCGCGGGGCTGGACGGCCTAGCCCGTCCCCGCCCCCTCCGGGCGTGGCCCCGGGGGGGGGAACCGTCCCCCGGGGAATGAAGCCGCCCGCCGCCGGTGTTCCTCCCAGGACGGCGGGGAGGACGGCGATTCCGAGGAGGAAACAGCAGCCGTGAGCCACCACCTGTCCCGGCTCCGCGCGCTCGCGCGGCACCGGCGGCCGCGTCGCGTCGCCATGCTCTCCGTGCACACCTCCCCCCTCCATCAGCCGGGTACCGGCGACGCCGGGGGCATGAACGTCTACATCGTCGAACTCGCCCGCCGCCTCGCCGAGATAGGCGTCGAGGTCGAGGTCTTCACCCGTGCCGCCTCCGCCGGCCTCCCGCCGGCCGTCGAGCTGGCGCCCGGGGTGCTCGTACGGCACGTGGCCGCCGGCCCGTACGAGGGGCTCGCCAAGGAGGATCTGCCCGCGCAGCTCTGCGCGTTCACGCACGGCGTGATGCAGGCCGAGGCCGGTCACCGCCCCGGCTACTACGACCTCGTGCACTCCCACTACTGGCTCTCCGGCCAGGTCGGCTGGCTCGCCGCCGAGCGCTGGGGCGTGCCGCTCGTGCACGCGATGCACACCATGGCCAAGGTGAAGAACGCCGCCCTCGCCACCGGCGACAGCGCCGAGCCGCCCGCCCGCGTGATCGGCGAGAGCCAGGTCGTACGGGCCGCGGACCGGCTCATCGCCAACACCGACGACGAGGCCCACGACCTCGTCCGCCACTACGACGCCGACCCCGCCCGCGTCGCCATCGTGCGCCCCGGCGTGAACCTCGACGTCTTCCGCCCCGGGGGTCCTGAAGGACCCGCCGGCTCCCGCGCCCGGGCCCGCGCCGCGCTCGGGCTGCCGCAGGACGCCTTCGTGCCGCTGTTCGCCGGCCGCATACAGCCGCTCAAGGCCCCCGACGTGCTGCTGCGCGCCGTGGCGCTGCTCCTGGAGCGGGATCCTGCGCTGCGCGAGCGGCTGGTGGTGCCGGTGGTGGGCGGGCCGAGCGGGACCGGTCTCGCCAGGCCGGCGGCGCTGCAGAAGCTGGCGGCGAAGCTGGGGATCTCCGACGTCGTACGGTTCACGCCGCCGGTGGCGCAGCAGGCGCTGGCCCGCTGGTTCCGGGCGGCGTCGGTGCTGGTGATGCCGTCGTACAGCGAGTCGTTCGGGCTGGTCGCGCTGGAGGCGCAGGCGTGCGGGACGCCGGTGGTGGCGGCGGCGGTCGGCGGGCTGCCGGTCGCGGTGCGCGACGGCGTCACGGGGCTGCTGGTCGACGGCCACGACCCGGCGGACTTCGCCGACGCGCTGGGGCGGCTCGCCGCCGATGCGGCGCTGGCCGGCCGGATGGGCGCGGCGGCGGCCGGGCACGCGGCGGGCTTCGGCTGGGACGCCGCCGCCCGCGCGACGGCCGACGTATACGCGGCGGCGATCGCCGGGTACTCCCACGCCGTAGCACCTCGCCTACCATCGCCGCATGGCTGAGGCAGCGAGCACGGACGGCAGGGCAGCGAGCACGGACACGGCCGCCGCGGGCAAGGTCGTCGAGGACACCCTCCGCGAGGCCGGGATCGCGTACGAGTCGCCCGCCCCGGGCACGTACGTCGTCTCCCTGCCCGGCACCCGGAAGCTCTCGACCACCTGCCAGCTCATCGTCGGCAGGCACTCCCTGTCGGTGAACGCCTTCGTGATCCGCCACCCCGACGAGAACGAGGCCGGCGTCCACCGCTGGCTGCTGGAGCGCAACACCCGGCTGTACGGGGTGGGTTTCGCGGTCGACCGGCTCGGCGACATCTACCTCGTCGGGCGGCTGCCGCTGGCCGCGGTGACGCCAAAGGAGCTGGACCGGGTGCTGGGCACGGTGCTGGAGACGGCGGACGGCAGCTTCAACAGGCTGCTGGAGCTGGGGTTCGCGACGGCGATCCGCAAGGAGTACGCGTGGCGTACGAGCCGCGGGGAGTCGACGCGCAACCTGGAGGCGTTCACGCACCTGACGCGCCCGGAGCGCCCGGAGCAGCCGGAGCGCCCGGAGTAGTACGGAGCGCGTCCATCATCCGCGCCAGCGCCGCCCAGGTGGCGGCGAGATCGTCGGGACCGGCGTCGGCGGCCAGCCAGAGCGCCGCCTCGTTCATCGCCCCCGACAGCAGGTGCGCCAGCGGCGCCACCGGCTGCCGTGCCACCACCCCCGCCGCGACCAGCTCCGTCAGCGCCTCCGTCAGGTGCCGCGCCGACGCCGCCTCGTCCATCGCCCGCCACTCGCTCCACCCCAGCACCGCGGGCCCGTCCACGAGCATGATCCGCTGCAGCTCGGGGTCGGTGCTGGCGGTGAGGAACTCGCGGCAGCCGGCGGTCAGTTGGTCCCAGGGGTCCGGGTGCCGCCCGGCGGCCGCCGCGACCCGCCTGCCGACCTCCTGCTGCACCTCCTCCAGGACGGCGCGGAAGAGGTCCGCCTTGCCGTCGAAGTGGTGGTACAGCGCGCCCTTCGTCACGCCGGACGCGCGCACGATCTCGGCCAGCCCCACGGCCCCGTAGCCGCGGCCCGCGAAGAGGCGCCGGCTCTCGCGCAGCAGCGCCCGTCTGGTCTGCGCCCGCTGCTCCGCCCTGACTCCGCCGCGCGCGGTCATGCGCACCTCCCGTTTGACGTACCGATGGTATGCGAACTACGGTTTTGGCATACCGATGGTACGCGAAAGGAGTCGGCCATGGAGCTGACCAGTTTCTATCCGGTGATCGGCACGAGCCGGCTGACCGAGTCCCGGGACTTCTACGTCCGGCTGATGGGCTTCGAGGTCACCTTCGAGGCGGACTGGTACGTGAGCCTGCGCCGCCCCGGCGACCCGGCGTACGAGCTGGCCCTCCTCGACCCGGAGCACCCCACGGTCCCCGAGGGCCACCGGGCGTCCGCGCGGGGGCTGCTGCTCAACTTCGAGGTCGCGGACGTGGACGCGGAGTGGGAGCGGCTCGTCGTCCGCGAGGGGCTGCGGCCGGAACTGGAGCTGCGCAGCGAGGACTTCGGGCAGCGGCACTTCATCGTCGCGGACCCGAACGGGATCCTCATCGACGTGATCACGCCGATCGCGCCGACGGGCGAGTTCGCCGGGCAGTACGCGGCGCGGTAGCGCCCGGGGCCGGTCGGGGTCCCTCAGGCCGCCTCGGAGGGCAGGGTCGCCAGGAGAGCGTCGACGAGGGCACGGTCGTGGCCCTGGGTCAGCCGGTGGCGGGCCGCGGCCGGTGGCAGCCAGACGACGCGGTCCACCTCGCGGCTGGGGACGAACGTGCCCGCGGCCGCCCGGGCGGCCCAGTAGCGGATCTCCTTGGGGCGGCCGTCCGCCACCCGGTAGCGGGTCGTGGGCAGCGGGGCGCCGGGCTCGCAGGCCATGCCGGTCTCCTCGGCCACCTCGCGGACCGCGGCGGCCAGGGGCTCCTCGCCCTGCTTGAGCTTGCCCTTGGGGTGGGACCAGTCGTCGTACTTGGGACGGTGAACGAGAGCGATCTCCAGCCCGCCGGGGACGCCGGGTGCGGTACGCCACAGGACGCAGCCCGCGGCGCGGATCGGTGGGGCCGGGTGGGCCGGGTGCTCCTTCACTCCTGCTCCCCTCTCGTCTGCCAGAGCCGGCCGAAGGTGTAGCGCGCGGCTTCCACCTCGTGGCGCTGGTCGGCGTGGAGTACGCCGAGGGCGTAGGCGGTGGCGGGGGCGATCCGCGGCGTCGCCGCGGCGGCCGCGGCCGCGGCGGCGGCCTCGACGGCCTCGCGGTCGCGGTCGAGCGCGGCGCCGGCCGCGGGCAGCGGCGGGCCCCCGGTCCGTACGGGGACGGTGCCGGGCGGGCACGCCGCGAGGATCTCCGCGGCATGCCGGGCGCGGCGGACGAGGGCGTGCACGTGCCGCCAGGGGGCGTCGTCGCGGTCGTCGACGGCGGGCGCGCGGGGGGCGGCGAGCCCGCGGGCGAGGGCGGCGGCGTTGTACGGGCGGCCGGCGCGGGCCAGCGGCAGCGCGGCGACGGCGGCGGCCAGGACGCGGCGCAGCTCGTCGTGGTACTCCGGGAGTGCGGCGGCGGGCCGCCGGGCAGCGCCGGTGAACGGGGCGTCGGAGACGAGCAGGGCGACGGCGTCGGCCAGCGCGTGGTACCGGGCGGACGTCAGCGCGTCCAGCGCCTCGGAGTGCGCCCGGCTCCGTGCCAGCCCCAGCCGCCGCTCCAGCAGCGCTCCGGCCCGCGCCGCCCCCACGCTCCGCGGGGCGCCTGCCGCGGGCACGGCGGTGGTGGCCACCCCGGTACGGCGCCCGCCGTCGGCAGCCGTCCACCCGGAACCGGAGCCGGAGGAGCCCGAAGCGCGCGATGCGGAGCCGGCGGAGGAAGGATCACCGGCCGCGGACGCGGAGACGCCGGAGGCGGAACCGGCCGAAGGGGAGGTCTCGGAGGCATGTCGCCCGACCCCGTCCCGGGACCGCCCGCCGCGGGCCGCGCCCGCGAGCGCGCCGCCCGGCCGCCGCGCCGCGGCGGCGGCTGCGGTGCCTGCGTCGCCGGTGACGGTCCCCCGGTCGAGATCGTCGGGTCCACCCCGCGTCACGCCGCCGCTCCCGGGCCGCGCCCCCGGCACCACGCCGGCGGCGCGGGCCGTACCGGCCGGGTCCGCGATCCGGTCCGGCCGTTCCGCCGCTCCCGGTGGCGTGTCGCCGGACCCGGCATGACCCGCCGACGCGGGCGCCGTGCCCCGCGTATCCCGTGCACCCGCGCCCGGACCCGCGGGCGCGCTGCCCTCGGCGGCCTTGCCGGTATCCGCGTCGCCGCCCGCCGCACCGCGGGCCGCGGCGTCCACGGCCCGGCCCCGGTCCACCGCGCCGGCCGCGGAGTCGGCCGCGTCCTCCTCGCCCGACAGCCGCCGCAGCGCCGTCACCAGCCGGTCCCGGCGCGCCGCGTACACGTGCTCGCGCAGCACCGTCGTGCCCAGCCAGTACAGCTCGCCCTCCAGGCGCTCCGCCCACTCCGGGTCCAGTAAGGGGCCGAAGCTGCCCAGCGTGTCGGCGATACGGAAGGCCGCGCCGTGGACCGCGCCCGCGACCGCCGCCGCGCCCGCCCCGGCGCCCGCCTCCTGCGCCGGGAGGTCCCGCAGGCCGCGGAGCAGCTCGGTGGCCTGCGTGCTCAGGTACCGGGCCAGCACCTCGCCCGCCGCGAGCGTGCCGCCGCCGGGCGCCGCCGTGGCCGTCAGGGATGTCTCATGCCGCGATGACACGCCGGCGCCTCCGGGCGTCGATGAGCATTTCCTGGACGTTCGCCAGCCGGTTCCCCGCGTCGTCCACCGCGTTGCGCGTCCAGTCGCCGTTGGAGTCCAGACGCCAGGAGTCGACCGTGTCCGACATGCCCGTCTCCAGCAGCCGGTTCAGCGCCTCGCGGTGCGCCGTGTCCGCGACCCGGACCAGCGCCTCGATGCGCCGGTCGAGGTTGCGGTGCATCATGTCCGCGCTGCCGAACCACACCTCCGGCTCACCCCCGTTGCCGAAGACGAAGACCCGGGAGTGCTCCAGGAACCGGCCCAGGACGCTGCGGACCCGGATGTTCTCCGAGAGCCCCGGCACCCCCGGCCGCACGGCGCAGATGCCGCGCACCCAGATGTCGACCGGCACGCCCGCCGCCGACGCCCGGTAGCAGGCGTCGATGACCGCCTCGTCGACGATCGAGTTGACCTTGATGCGGACGTACGCGGGCTGCCCGGCCCGGTGGTGCGTGATCTCGCGGTGGATCCGGTGGACCAGGCCCTCGCGCACCGACGTCGGCGCGACCAGCAGCCGCCGGTAGTTCTCCCGCCGCGAGTAGCCCGAGAGCCGGTTGAAGAGGTCGGAGAGGTCCGCGCCCACCTGCGGGTCGGCGGTGAGCAGGCCCAGGTCCTCGTAGAGCCGCGCGGTCTTCGGGTGGTAGTTGCCGGTGCCGACGTGGCTGTAGCGGCGCAGGGTCTCGCCCTCCTGCCGTACGACCAGCGACAGCTTGCAGTGCGTCTTCAGCCCGACGAGCCCGTACACGACGTGGCAGCCCGCCTCCTCCAGCTTCCGCGCCCACTTGATGTTCGCCTGCTCGTCGAAGCGCGCCTTCAGCTCCACCAGCACCAGCACCTGCTTGCCGCTCTCCGCCGCGTCGATGAGGGCGTCGACGATCGGCGAGTCGCCCGACGTGCGGTACAGCGTCTGCTTGATGGCCAGCACGTCCGGGTCCGCCGCCGCCTGCTCCAGGAACGCCTGGACGGAGGTGGAGAAGGAGTCGTACGGGTGATGCAGCAGCACGTCGCGCTCGCGCAGCGCCGCGAAGACGTCCGGCGCGGACGCCGACTCGACCTCGGCGAGGTCGCGGTGCGTGCCCGCGACGAACTTCGGGTACTTCAGCTCCGGCCGGTCCTGCGCGGCGATGCCGAAGAGCCCGGTGAGGTCGAGCGGCCCCGGCAGCGGATAGACCTCGGCCTCGGAGATCTTCAGCTCCCGGACGAGCAGGTCCAGCACGTACGGGTCAATGGACTCCTCCACCTCGAGCCGCACCGGCGGCCCGAAGCGGCGCCGCATCAGCTCCTTCTCCAGCGCCTTCAGCAGGTTCTCCGCGTCGTCCTCCTCGACCTCCAGGTCCTCGTTGCGCGTGACCCGGAAGGTGTGGTGGGCGAGGACCTCCATGCCCGGGAAGAGGTCTTCGAGGTGGGCCGCGATGACGTCCTCCAGCGGCACGAACCGCTGCGCGCCGCCGACCGAGGCGGTCTCCAGGAACCGCGGCAGCAGCGGCGGCACCTTGACGCGGGCGAAGTGCCGGTGGCCGCTGACGGGGTTGCGGACGACGACCGCGAGGTTCAGGGACAGTCCCGATATGTACGGGAACGGGTGCGCCGGGTCGACCGCAAGCGGCGTCAGCACCGGGTAGATCTGCTGCCGGAAGAGGGTGAAGAGCCGGGCCTGCTCCTTCTCGCCCAGGTCGGCCCAGCGGACCAGGGCGATGCCCTCGTCCGCCAGCGCCGGCTGCACGTCCTGCTGGAAGCAGG
The Streptomyces sp. CNQ-509 DNA segment above includes these coding regions:
- a CDS encoding methylase — protein: MVSPERSWRAAPPGRGARPVGSVTRGTTHPNRLRRMDRWIAAAHGAALRRTARAEGRAVAVDLGYGATPWTAVELLARLRAACPRAEVAGVEIDPERVAAARPYAREGLTFLRGGFEVPLPGGARPALIRAANVLRQYGEEEVPAAWARLTARLGADGLLVEGTCDEAGRRHVWVALGPEGPRTVTFAAHLATLPSPSDLAERLPKALIHRNVPGEPVHAFLRDVDRAWSAAAPYAPLGARQRWIRTASALSADWPLTDGPGRWRQGELTVPWAAVAPRGWTA
- the mshA gene encoding D-inositol-3-phosphate glycosyltransferase, with the translated sequence MSHHLSRLRALARHRRPRRVAMLSVHTSPLHQPGTGDAGGMNVYIVELARRLAEIGVEVEVFTRAASAGLPPAVELAPGVLVRHVAAGPYEGLAKEDLPAQLCAFTHGVMQAEAGHRPGYYDLVHSHYWLSGQVGWLAAERWGVPLVHAMHTMAKVKNAALATGDSAEPPARVIGESQVVRAADRLIANTDDEAHDLVRHYDADPARVAIVRPGVNLDVFRPGGPEGPAGSRARARAALGLPQDAFVPLFAGRIQPLKAPDVLLRAVALLLERDPALRERLVVPVVGGPSGTGLARPAALQKLAAKLGISDVVRFTPPVAQQALARWFRAASVLVMPSYSESFGLVALEAQACGTPVVAAAVGGLPVAVRDGVTGLLVDGHDPADFADALGRLAADAALAGRMGAAAAGHAAGFGWDAAARATADVYAAAIAGYSHAVAPRLPSPHG
- a CDS encoding YbjN domain-containing protein translates to MAEAASTDGRAASTDTAAAGKVVEDTLREAGIAYESPAPGTYVVSLPGTRKLSTTCQLIVGRHSLSVNAFVIRHPDENEAGVHRWLLERNTRLYGVGFAVDRLGDIYLVGRLPLAAVTPKELDRVLGTVLETADGSFNRLLELGFATAIRKEYAWRTSRGESTRNLEAFTHLTRPERPEQPERPE
- a CDS encoding TetR/AcrR family transcriptional regulator is translated as MTARGGVRAEQRAQTRRALLRESRRLFAGRGYGAVGLAEIVRASGVTKGALYHHFDGKADLFRAVLEEVQQEVGRRVAAAAGRHPDPWDQLTAGCREFLTASTDPELQRIMLVDGPAVLGWSEWRAMDEAASARHLTEALTELVAAGVVARQPVAPLAHLLSGAMNEAALWLAADAGPDDLAATWAALARMMDALRTTPGAPAAPGAPGASGA
- a CDS encoding VOC family protein: MELTSFYPVIGTSRLTESRDFYVRLMGFEVTFEADWYVSLRRPGDPAYELALLDPEHPTVPEGHRASARGLLLNFEVADVDAEWERLVVREGLRPELELRSEDFGQRHFIVADPNGILIDVITPIAPTGEFAGQYAAR
- a CDS encoding NUDIX hydrolase, which translates into the protein MKEHPAHPAPPIRAAGCVLWRTAPGVPGGLEIALVHRPKYDDWSHPKGKLKQGEEPLAAAVREVAEETGMACEPGAPLPTTRYRVADGRPKEIRYWAARAAAGTFVPSREVDRVVWLPPAAARHRLTQGHDRALVDALLATLPSEAA
- a CDS encoding RNA degradosome polyphosphate kinase — protein: MDDSSPLVTQPAQPAQPSVGSIAARRPHAVAPAAQRAAQQIDPDIDADADDYDGQEADEELPQGRFLDRERSWLAFNERVLELAEDPATPLLERANFLAIFASNLDEFFMVRVAGLKRRIATGVATRSASGLQPREVLDLIWNRSRELMARHAACFQQDVQPALADEGIALVRWADLGEKEQARLFTLFRQQIYPVLTPLAVDPAHPFPYISGLSLNLAVVVRNPVSGHRHFARVKVPPLLPRFLETASVGGAQRFVPLEDVIAAHLEDLFPGMEVLAHHTFRVTRNEDLEVEEDDAENLLKALEKELMRRRFGPPVRLEVEESIDPYVLDLLVRELKISEAEVYPLPGPLDLTGLFGIAAQDRPELKYPKFVAGTHRDLAEVESASAPDVFAALRERDVLLHHPYDSFSTSVQAFLEQAAADPDVLAIKQTLYRTSGDSPIVDALIDAAESGKQVLVLVELKARFDEQANIKWARKLEEAGCHVVYGLVGLKTHCKLSLVVRQEGETLRRYSHVGTGNYHPKTARLYEDLGLLTADPQVGADLSDLFNRLSGYSRRENYRRLLVAPTSVREGLVHRIHREITHHRAGQPAYVRIKVNSIVDEAVIDACYRASAAGVPVDIWVRGICAVRPGVPGLSENIRVRSVLGRFLEHSRVFVFGNGGEPEVWFGSADMMHRNLDRRIEALVRVADTAHREALNRLLETGMSDTVDSWRLDSNGDWTRNAVDDAGNRLANVQEMLIDARRRRRVIAA